Proteins found in one Amycolatopsis aidingensis genomic segment:
- a CDS encoding thioester domain-containing protein encodes MPRTSTIVRAGAALAGASIAMMLAAPAAGATEEARGRVKFHLGADGYKVNLHGTDRSQLETWNYVIQLDGGEKLNVYCVEIETDIDTGQDMVERPWDEFPNPNTDFHANRDKINWVLHHGYPAKGTEAIEQALDGTVEFNDGLSTKEAITATQTAVWHFSDGTDLDKDTPLVDDKRNPDAANAEDVLALYSYLTGDKNTGISEPDAALEISPADATGEAGDRIGPFTVSTSGEIDEITNKLPEGVTLTDADGKELTKADITDGTEIFVNVPEDAEDGKGSFGLKASAAVNTGRLFVGENYGPKTKAQSLIVATSDQLELSDEAMVRWSAAGETPPSSETSTTTTAPSTSTEAAPSTTETPVAPQSNEGPLAQTGFSAMTPLVIGLVLLGGGAVTLLLLRRRKGTA; translated from the coding sequence ATGCCAAGAACGTCAACGATTGTGCGTGCCGGCGCCGCCCTCGCCGGCGCTTCGATCGCCATGATGCTGGCGGCGCCGGCCGCCGGCGCGACCGAGGAAGCTCGGGGACGTGTCAAGTTCCACCTCGGTGCGGATGGTTACAAGGTCAATCTGCACGGCACCGACCGGAGCCAGCTGGAAACCTGGAACTACGTTATCCAGCTCGACGGTGGCGAGAAGCTCAATGTGTACTGCGTCGAGATCGAGACCGACATCGACACCGGCCAGGACATGGTCGAGCGGCCGTGGGACGAGTTCCCGAACCCGAACACGGACTTCCACGCCAACCGCGACAAGATCAACTGGGTGCTGCACCACGGTTACCCTGCCAAGGGCACCGAGGCGATCGAGCAGGCGCTGGACGGGACCGTCGAGTTCAATGACGGCCTGAGCACGAAGGAAGCCATCACCGCGACGCAGACCGCGGTGTGGCATTTCAGCGACGGCACCGACCTCGACAAGGACACCCCGCTGGTCGACGACAAGCGCAACCCGGACGCCGCGAACGCCGAGGACGTGCTGGCCCTCTACAGCTACCTGACGGGGGACAAGAACACCGGGATCAGCGAGCCGGACGCCGCGCTGGAGATCAGCCCCGCGGACGCCACCGGCGAGGCGGGTGACCGGATCGGGCCGTTCACCGTGTCCACCAGCGGCGAGATCGACGAGATCACCAACAAGCTGCCGGAGGGCGTCACCCTGACCGACGCCGATGGCAAGGAGCTGACCAAGGCCGACATCACCGACGGCACCGAGATCTTCGTGAACGTCCCGGAGGACGCCGAGGATGGCAAGGGCAGCTTCGGCCTGAAGGCCAGCGCCGCGGTGAACACCGGTCGGCTGTTCGTCGGGGAGAACTACGGCCCGAAGACGAAGGCCCAGTCGCTGATCGTCGCAACCTCGGACCAGCTGGAACTCTCCGATGAGGCGATGGTCCGCTGGTCGGCCGCTGGCGAGACCCCGCCGAGCAGCGAGACCAGCACCACGACCACCGCGCCGAGCACGAGCACCGAGGCCGCGCCTTCCACCACCGAGACCCCGGTGGCCCCGCAGTCCAACGAGGGTCCGCTGGCCCAGACCGGTTTCTCCGCGATGACCCCGCTGGTGATCGGCCTGGTGCTGCTCGGTGGCGGCGCCGTGACGTTGTTGCTGCTGCGCCGTCGTAAGGGCACTGCCTGA
- a CDS encoding aldehyde dehydrogenase family protein, with product MFDPPYPDGLPVGDRWVPVPETAPVTFPYDGAVVAAAPVGGTEHVRLAVRAATEVRAEVAALPSHRRRAVLTAVGQALESRRAELERLLVLETGKPLVDCRVEVARTLVTWQAAAEEVARLHGETVPLDLLPSGEGLLGFWTRRPIGVVAGIAGFNYPLLLASHKIAPALAAGCPVIGKPAPATPLTTLWLVHLVREAAALAGAPQALAQLVTGDAEVGAALVGDPGVAAVSFTGSAAVGHRIARAAAPRKTLLELGSNAALVVAPDAELDAAVDAVLRGGFYASGQACISVQRVLLTAEIAAEFAARLLARLDELVLGDPRADTTRVSALIDRPSTERVLGWIEAAVAAGARVLAGGDLVGGVLRPTVLTEVPDGADCWDEEVFGPVVCLRTVPDVDTALAQVNASRYGLHASVFTGSLRTALRAVEALEVGGVVVNEVPGFRSDTMPYGGVKDSGIGREGPRFAVAELTVTRMAVIRP from the coding sequence ATGTTCGACCCGCCCTACCCGGACGGCCTTCCGGTCGGCGACCGCTGGGTACCGGTGCCGGAAACCGCCCCGGTGACCTTCCCCTACGACGGTGCCGTGGTCGCCGCCGCGCCGGTGGGCGGCACCGAGCACGTCCGGCTGGCCGTACGCGCGGCGACCGAGGTGCGGGCCGAGGTGGCGGCGCTGCCCTCGCACCGGCGCCGGGCGGTACTCACCGCGGTGGGCCAGGCGCTGGAGTCGCGGCGGGCGGAGCTCGAGCGGCTGCTGGTACTGGAGACCGGCAAGCCGCTGGTGGACTGCCGGGTCGAGGTCGCCCGCACCCTGGTCACCTGGCAGGCCGCCGCCGAGGAGGTGGCCCGGCTGCACGGCGAGACCGTTCCGCTGGACCTGCTGCCCTCCGGTGAGGGCCTGCTCGGGTTCTGGACCCGCAGGCCGATCGGGGTGGTGGCCGGGATCGCCGGATTCAACTACCCGCTGCTGCTCGCCTCGCACAAGATCGCACCGGCGCTCGCCGCCGGCTGCCCGGTGATCGGCAAACCGGCCCCGGCCACCCCGCTGACCACCCTCTGGCTGGTGCACCTCGTGCGCGAGGCCGCGGCGCTGGCCGGTGCCCCGCAAGCGCTTGCGCAGCTGGTCACCGGGGACGCCGAGGTGGGCGCGGCGCTGGTCGGCGACCCCGGGGTTGCCGCGGTGTCCTTCACCGGATCGGCCGCCGTCGGGCACCGCATCGCCAGGGCCGCCGCGCCGCGCAAGACCCTGCTCGAGCTCGGCTCGAACGCCGCGCTGGTGGTCGCCCCGGATGCCGAGTTGGACGCCGCGGTGGACGCCGTGCTGCGCGGCGGGTTCTACGCCTCCGGGCAGGCCTGCATCTCGGTGCAGCGGGTGCTGCTTACCGCGGAGATCGCCGCCGAGTTCGCCGCGCGGCTGCTGGCCCGGCTGGACGAGCTGGTCCTCGGGGACCCGCGTGCGGACACCACCAGGGTGTCCGCGCTGATCGACCGGCCCTCCACCGAACGGGTGCTGGGCTGGATCGAGGCGGCGGTGGCCGCCGGGGCGCGGGTGCTCGCGGGTGGCGACCTCGTGGGCGGGGTGCTGCGGCCGACCGTGCTCACCGAGGTCCCGGACGGCGCCGACTGCTGGGACGAGGAGGTGTTCGGCCCGGTGGTCTGCCTGCGCACGGTGCCCGATGTGGACACCGCGCTGGCGCAGGTGAACGCTTCCCGGTACGGCCTGCACGCCAGCGTGTTCACCGGCTCGCTGCGCACCGCGCTGCGGGCGGTGGAAGCACTGGAGGTCGGCGGGGTGGTGGTGAACGAGGTGCCGGGGTTCCGCTCGGACACCATGCCCTACGGCGGGGTGAAGGACTCCGGCATCGGCAGGGAGGGGCCGCGGTTCGCCGTAGCGGAGCTGACCGTGACCCGGATGGCGGTGATCCGGCCGTGA
- a CDS encoding SAV_915 family protein translates to MTEGDIPELVYLPTQRVRHGEPAANLELRRTEDGRTALLGYTSMELLVQGCGPDQPWIAVPAHKLERLYDAGAFDLLALNVELTEDMRHG, encoded by the coding sequence ATGACCGAGGGGGACATACCGGAGCTGGTGTACCTGCCTACCCAGCGGGTGCGGCACGGGGAGCCGGCGGCCAACCTGGAACTGCGCCGGACCGAGGACGGCAGGACGGCGCTGCTGGGCTACACCTCGATGGAACTGCTGGTCCAGGGATGTGGCCCGGACCAGCCCTGGATCGCCGTACCCGCGCACAAGCTGGAGCGGCTCTACGACGCCGGGGCATTCGACCTCCTGGCGCTGAACGTCGAACTCACCGAGGACATGCGACATGGCTGA
- a CDS encoding ABC transporter substrate-binding protein yields the protein MRVRFRVAIAALLLLVPACSAGSTATVGGGESTLAVGFSAEPKNFDFTTTDGSAIPQALLYNVYEGLVKLDGSGRIVPLLAKSWTISPDRLRYDFRLHEGVSFSNGAPFTAEDVKFSIERVRTEWTVSLKSAMDVVDHVEVVGPAHARVVLNRPSNSWLFSMAGRVGAMFSRTGVSDLASKPVGTGPYLVADRRRGEEIVLRENPDYWGEDPAYDAVHLKYYADPTALNNALLSNGIDVISAIAAPDSVPQFEADERFQVSQGTTNGEVVLAFNNARPPLDDLRVRRALTMAIDREALLATAMAGRGTLIGSMVPPTDPWYEDLSGYYPHDPDRARALLAAAGATDLSLRLRIPNLPYAMSSAQVITSQLAEVGVQVTIEPLDFPAVWLQSVFTDHDYDLSIIQHVEARDITTFGDPDYYWGYDNPRVRELLTEADSGTPEQRIATMREVARTITADAAACWLFLFPNVVAAKKKVTGLVRNQVSESFDLTGLT from the coding sequence ATGCGAGTACGGTTCCGCGTCGCGATCGCCGCGTTACTGCTGCTCGTGCCGGCCTGCTCGGCGGGTTCCACCGCCACGGTCGGCGGCGGGGAGTCCACCTTGGCGGTCGGGTTCAGCGCCGAGCCGAAGAACTTCGACTTCACCACCACCGACGGCTCCGCGATCCCGCAGGCCCTGCTCTACAACGTCTACGAGGGCCTGGTGAAACTGGACGGCTCGGGCCGGATCGTGCCGCTGCTGGCGAAGTCCTGGACGATCAGCCCGGACCGGCTCCGCTACGACTTCCGGCTGCACGAGGGCGTCAGCTTCAGCAATGGTGCGCCGTTCACCGCCGAGGACGTGAAGTTCTCCATCGAGCGGGTGCGCACCGAGTGGACGGTCTCGCTGAAGTCCGCGATGGACGTGGTGGACCACGTCGAGGTCGTCGGGCCGGCACACGCCAGGGTGGTACTGAACCGGCCGAGCAACTCCTGGCTGTTCAGCATGGCAGGCCGGGTCGGCGCGATGTTCAGCCGTACCGGGGTGTCCGACCTGGCCAGCAAGCCGGTGGGCACCGGGCCGTACCTGGTCGCCGACCGGCGCCGGGGCGAGGAGATCGTGCTGCGCGAGAACCCGGACTACTGGGGCGAGGATCCTGCGTACGACGCCGTGCACCTGAAGTACTACGCGGACCCCACCGCGCTGAACAACGCGCTGCTGAGCAACGGGATCGACGTCATCTCGGCGATCGCGGCACCGGACTCGGTCCCGCAGTTCGAGGCCGATGAGCGGTTCCAGGTCAGCCAGGGCACCACCAACGGCGAGGTGGTGCTGGCCTTCAACAACGCCCGCCCGCCGCTGGACGACCTCCGGGTGCGCCGCGCGCTGACCATGGCCATCGACCGGGAGGCGCTGCTGGCCACCGCGATGGCCGGGCGCGGCACGCTGATCGGCAGCATGGTGCCGCCGACCGACCCCTGGTACGAGGACCTCTCCGGGTACTACCCGCACGATCCGGACCGGGCGCGCGCCCTGCTCGCCGCGGCCGGGGCCACCGACCTGAGCCTGCGGCTGCGGATCCCGAACCTGCCGTACGCGATGTCCTCCGCCCAGGTGATCACCTCGCAGCTGGCCGAGGTGGGCGTCCAGGTCACCATCGAGCCGCTGGACTTCCCCGCCGTCTGGCTGCAAAGCGTGTTCACCGACCACGACTACGACCTCTCGATCATCCAGCACGTCGAGGCGCGGGACATCACCACCTTCGGCGACCCGGACTACTACTGGGGCTACGACAACCCACGGGTGCGGGAGCTGTTGACCGAGGCCGACAGCGGCACTCCGGAGCAGCGGATCGCGACCATGCGGGAGGTGGCCCGCACCATCACCGCGGACGCCGCCGCCTGCTGGTTGTTCCTGTTCCCGAACGTGGTGGCCGCCAAGAAGAAGGTCACCGGGCTGGTGCGCAATCAGGTCAGCGAGTCCTTCGACCTGACCGGCCTGACATGA
- a CDS encoding trans-sulfuration enzyme family protein → MSTADWSPRTRAITAGRPQGPSAPMNVPIAPASALGLGYSREHGTETWAAFEDAIGQLEGGTAVAFASGMAAISAVFDLLPAGAEVAVPSYSYVGSRDLLGYAERNGRLRGRRIEPADTAGWVAAAAEVDLLLVESPTNPTLDLMDIAAVAEAARAHGARLAVDNTFATPLGQQPLAMGADLVLHSATKLIGGHSDLLLGLVVSGEAELAVALREARTRGGATPGVLESWLALRGLRTLPVRLAAASETATLLAGRLAAHPAVRAVRHPPGNMIAFELADAATADAFCAALSLIQHATSLGGVESSLERRAARPAEGHVPAGMLRFSVGLEDPEDLWRELESALDEVDGARNSGSVARS, encoded by the coding sequence ATGAGCACCGCCGACTGGTCACCACGTACCCGGGCGATCACCGCGGGCCGCCCGCAAGGCCCGAGCGCCCCGATGAACGTGCCGATCGCCCCGGCCAGCGCGCTGGGCCTCGGCTACTCCCGGGAGCACGGCACCGAGACCTGGGCGGCCTTCGAGGACGCGATCGGTCAGCTCGAGGGCGGTACGGCGGTGGCCTTCGCCTCGGGTATGGCAGCGATCTCGGCCGTGTTCGACCTGCTGCCCGCGGGCGCCGAGGTGGCCGTGCCCAGCTACAGCTACGTGGGCAGCCGTGATCTGCTCGGTTATGCCGAACGCAACGGAAGGCTGCGCGGCAGGCGGATCGAACCGGCCGACACCGCGGGCTGGGTGGCGGCGGCCGCGGAGGTCGATCTGCTGCTGGTGGAGTCGCCGACCAACCCCACCCTGGACCTGATGGACATCGCGGCGGTGGCCGAGGCGGCCAGGGCGCACGGTGCCCGGCTGGCGGTGGACAACACCTTCGCCACCCCGCTCGGGCAGCAACCCCTTGCCATGGGCGCCGACCTGGTGCTGCACAGCGCGACCAAGCTGATCGGTGGCCACAGCGACCTGCTGCTCGGGCTGGTGGTGAGCGGGGAAGCGGAACTCGCCGTGGCGCTGCGGGAAGCCAGGACCAGGGGCGGCGCGACCCCCGGGGTGCTGGAGTCCTGGCTCGCCCTGCGCGGCCTGCGCACCCTGCCGGTGCGGCTGGCCGCGGCGTCCGAGACGGCCACGCTGCTGGCCGGACGGTTGGCAGCGCATCCGGCCGTGCGGGCGGTGCGCCACCCGCCCGGCAACATGATCGCCTTCGAGCTGGCCGACGCGGCGACCGCGGACGCGTTCTGCGCCGCGCTGTCCCTGATCCAGCACGCGACCAGCCTCGGCGGGGTGGAGAGCAGCCTGGAACGGCGGGCGGCGCGGCCCGCCGAGGGTCATGTCCCCGCCGGGATGCTCCGGTTCAGCGTGGGCCTGGAGGATCCCGAGGATCTATGGCGGGAGCTGGAGTCCGCGCTGGACGAAGTGGACGGTGCGCGGAATTCGGGAAGCGTTGCCCGATCGTGA
- a CDS encoding ABC transporter permease: MIGAVLRRGTIFLASVLAASIVIFLCMAVLPGDPAQVALGVNATPELVQRTRQEFGLDRPLLTQYLDWMGGLAGGDFGRSYVTGQPIGPQLADRLGVTLWLVGAGMLVALLLALPLGILAAVRHRRPSGTVVTGLAQLGVAVPAFLAGIILVQVFAVRLGWLPSGGWTPPVRDPVEWLRGLVLPAISLGLVQGAVLTRYVRSAVLDVLGEDYLRTARAKGLRPGQALVRHGLRNAAVPVVTVLGLQLATLLVGAVVVERVFVLPGLGSMLLDAVSARDLLAVQGIVLVLVVGVLLVNFAVDLLYTVLDPRLRRS, from the coding sequence ATGATCGGCGCGGTGCTGCGCCGTGGCACGATCTTCCTGGCCAGCGTGCTGGCCGCCTCGATCGTGATCTTCCTGTGCATGGCGGTGCTGCCAGGCGACCCGGCACAGGTCGCGCTCGGGGTGAACGCCACCCCCGAGCTGGTCCAGCGGACCAGGCAGGAGTTCGGCCTCGACCGCCCGCTGCTCACCCAGTACCTGGACTGGATGGGCGGGCTGGCAGGCGGCGACTTCGGGCGTTCCTACGTCACCGGGCAACCGATCGGCCCGCAGCTGGCCGACCGGCTCGGCGTAACTCTCTGGCTGGTCGGGGCCGGGATGCTGGTGGCGCTCCTGCTCGCACTGCCGCTGGGCATCCTCGCCGCGGTGCGGCACCGCAGGCCCAGCGGGACGGTGGTGACCGGGCTGGCGCAGCTCGGCGTCGCGGTGCCTGCCTTCCTCGCCGGGATCATCCTGGTGCAGGTCTTCGCGGTGCGGCTGGGCTGGCTGCCGTCGGGCGGATGGACCCCGCCGGTGCGGGATCCGGTGGAGTGGCTGCGCGGCCTGGTGCTGCCCGCGATCTCGCTCGGCCTGGTGCAGGGTGCCGTGCTCACCCGCTACGTGCGCTCCGCGGTGCTGGACGTGCTCGGCGAGGACTACCTGCGCACCGCAAGGGCCAAGGGGCTGCGGCCGGGGCAGGCCCTGGTCCGGCACGGGCTGCGCAACGCCGCCGTGCCGGTGGTCACCGTGCTCGGCCTGCAACTGGCCACCCTGCTGGTCGGCGCCGTGGTGGTGGAGCGGGTGTTCGTACTGCCGGGGCTGGGCAGCATGCTGCTGGACGCGGTCTCCGCCCGCGACCTGCTGGCCGTGCAGGGCATCGTGCTCGTCCTCGTGGTGGGTGTGCTGCTGGTCAACTTCGCCGTGGACCTGCTGTACACCGTGCTCGACCCACGCCTGCGGAGGTCCTGA
- a CDS encoding FadR/GntR family transcriptional regulator, translated as MRFEPVAPVRAYERVVEQIEQAVLTGGLAPGDRLPSERELMEQFGVSRSTVREALRVLQAAEVIRSRAGDPRGPEVLSASPAALHKSMHRLARAAHLGLGELLQFRMMLEGSAYLLAARLRTQEQLAEMEQALATMTEKLERDHAEFARADIAFHDAVARATQNPLLVVCGEVVRGVVLDLIEDKLTRAGDRAALMRASVRHHAEVLRAVRDGDGPLACRLGRRALYEYYAEYVPAEQRALLEPLLDD; from the coding sequence ATGAGGTTCGAACCGGTCGCCCCGGTGCGGGCGTACGAGCGGGTGGTCGAGCAGATCGAGCAGGCCGTGCTCACCGGCGGCCTCGCTCCCGGCGACCGGCTGCCGAGCGAGCGCGAGCTGATGGAGCAGTTCGGGGTCAGCCGCTCCACGGTGCGCGAGGCGCTGCGGGTGTTGCAGGCGGCCGAGGTGATCCGTTCCCGCGCGGGCGATCCGCGCGGCCCCGAGGTGCTGTCGGCCTCCCCGGCCGCGCTGCACAAGTCCATGCACCGGCTGGCCCGCGCGGCCCATCTCGGACTCGGCGAGCTGCTGCAGTTCCGGATGATGCTGGAGGGCTCGGCCTACCTGCTGGCCGCCCGGCTGCGCACGCAGGAGCAACTGGCGGAGATGGAGCAGGCGCTGGCGACCATGACCGAGAAGCTCGAGCGGGACCACGCGGAGTTCGCCAGGGCCGATATCGCCTTCCATGACGCGGTGGCCCGCGCCACCCAGAATCCGCTGCTGGTGGTGTGCGGCGAGGTGGTGCGCGGGGTGGTGCTGGACCTCATCGAGGACAAGCTCACCAGGGCCGGGGACCGGGCTGCGCTGATGCGCGCCTCGGTGCGGCATCACGCCGAGGTACTGCGCGCGGTACGGGACGGGGACGGCCCGCTGGCCTGCCGCCTTGGCAGGCGCGCCCTGTACGAGTACTACGCGGAGTACGTCCCCGCCGAGCAACGTGCCCTCCTCGAGCCCTTGCTCGACGACTGA
- a CDS encoding patatin-like phospholipase family protein — protein MQRDGIGLCLSGGGYRAMLFHTGVLWRLNELGYLPRLSLISSVSSGAIAAGTLAHAWPELEFDRGTAGNFTELVVRPLRALARVNVDVWATLRGLVKPGRSVGEEVAASLRRRLYGDRLLRELPVTPRFVFTATNLQNGALWRFSREQMGDAKVGGVREPAIPLANAVAASSAFPPFLSPARLRIREWDLPGDGSTARPRKVVLSDGGVYDNLGLEPVTERCATVLVSDGGMRMERLVRVPADWPRQLLRAMDVVDNQVRSLRTRRLRESYRGGEFGGAYWGTYSEIDEFGVADPLPAPAHRTLRLAEVPTRLHHMPEPVQQRLINWGYAACDAGMRRWVEPGAASPSAFPYPEAGVG, from the coding sequence GTGCAGCGCGACGGGATCGGTCTGTGCCTCTCCGGCGGCGGCTATCGCGCCATGCTGTTCCACACCGGTGTGCTGTGGCGGCTGAACGAGCTCGGCTACCTGCCGCGGCTGTCGTTGATCTCCAGCGTGTCCAGCGGAGCCATCGCGGCCGGAACGCTCGCGCATGCCTGGCCCGAGCTGGAGTTCGACAGGGGGACCGCGGGAAACTTCACCGAGCTCGTGGTGCGCCCGCTGCGCGCGCTGGCGCGGGTGAACGTGGATGTCTGGGCCACCTTGCGCGGGCTGGTGAAACCGGGCCGCAGCGTCGGTGAGGAGGTCGCTGCCTCGCTGCGCCGCAGGCTGTACGGCGACCGGCTGCTGCGCGAGCTGCCGGTCACCCCTCGGTTCGTGTTCACCGCGACGAACCTGCAGAACGGCGCGCTGTGGCGGTTCTCGAGGGAACAGATGGGCGACGCGAAGGTGGGCGGGGTGCGGGAACCGGCGATCCCACTGGCCAACGCGGTCGCGGCCTCCTCGGCCTTCCCGCCGTTCCTCTCCCCCGCGCGCCTGCGGATCCGGGAGTGGGACCTTCCCGGCGACGGCAGCACCGCGCGCCCGCGCAAGGTGGTGCTCTCCGACGGCGGGGTATACGACAACCTGGGGCTGGAACCGGTCACCGAGCGCTGCGCCACGGTGCTGGTCAGCGACGGCGGGATGCGGATGGAGCGACTGGTGCGGGTGCCAGCCGACTGGCCCCGGCAGCTGTTGCGCGCCATGGACGTGGTGGACAACCAGGTGCGGAGCCTGCGTACCCGCCGGCTCCGCGAGTCCTACCGCGGCGGGGAGTTCGGCGGGGCCTACTGGGGAACCTACAGCGAGATCGACGAGTTCGGGGTGGCCGACCCGTTGCCTGCCCCGGCGCATCGGACACTGCGGCTGGCCGAGGTGCCCACCCGGCTGCACCACATGCCGGAACCCGTCCAGCAACGGCTGATCAACTGGGGTTACGCGGCCTGTGACGCGGGAATGCGGCGCTGGGTGGAACCCGGCGCCGCATCCCCGTCAGCTTTTCCGTACCCGGAGGCCGGAGTCGGCTAG
- a CDS encoding ABC transporter ATP-binding protein: protein MTLRAAELGIHSPSAALVEEVSFTVEPGERVGLIGESGSGKSLLAAAIMGLLPPGLTATGSVRLAGRELLGAGERTLSGLRGRSMAMVFQEPMSALNPAMRVGRQVAEAMLLHATQPGRRAARSAAVDLLDRVRLPDPERIARAYPHQLSGGQRQRVVLAIALANDPALLICDEPTTALDVTVQASILELIVAASRDRDRSLLFITHDLAVVAEVCERVLVLYRGRVVEQGSTGQVLRAPEHEYTRRLLAASSMEVG, encoded by the coding sequence ATGACCCTGCGGGCGGCGGAGCTCGGCATCCACTCGCCGAGTGCGGCACTGGTCGAGGAGGTGTCCTTCACGGTCGAGCCCGGCGAGCGGGTCGGGCTGATCGGGGAGTCCGGTTCCGGCAAGTCGCTGCTCGCGGCCGCGATCATGGGCCTGCTCCCGCCGGGCCTCACCGCGACCGGCAGTGTGCGGCTGGCAGGCAGGGAACTGCTCGGCGCGGGGGAGCGCACCCTGTCCGGGCTGCGCGGCCGGTCGATGGCCATGGTGTTCCAAGAACCGATGTCGGCGCTCAACCCGGCGATGCGGGTGGGCCGCCAGGTCGCCGAGGCCATGCTGCTGCACGCCACCCAGCCGGGCAGGCGGGCCGCCCGGTCGGCCGCGGTGGACCTGCTGGACCGGGTGCGGCTGCCCGATCCGGAACGCATCGCGCGGGCCTACCCGCACCAGCTCTCCGGCGGGCAGCGGCAACGGGTGGTGCTGGCCATCGCGCTGGCCAACGACCCCGCGCTGCTGATCTGCGACGAGCCGACCACCGCGCTGGACGTCACCGTGCAGGCCAGCATCCTGGAACTGATCGTGGCCGCGAGCAGGGACCGGGACCGCTCCCTGCTGTTCATCACCCACGACCTGGCCGTGGTGGCCGAGGTCTGCGAGCGGGTGCTGGTGCTGTACCGGGGCCGGGTGGTCGAACAGGGCAGCACCGGGCAGGTGCTGCGCGCCCCGGAGCACGAGTACACCCGGCGGCTGCTCGCGGCGTCCAGCATGGAGGTCGGATGA
- a CDS encoding ABC transporter permease — protein sequence MPRTLPLGACLIGLVVLAALVSFLWTPHDPEHVDATVRLLGPTGEYPLGTDKFGRDLASQLMVGARTTLYVGVVAVGVAALLGTPLGILAGMSGSWLGELVMRVNDLVLAFPALLLAIMLGAIYGASTLTAMIAIGIATVPSFARIARSGTLRVMSTEYVLAARAAGRPRWWIAVRHVFPNISGLLLVQSSVSFAIAVLAEAALSFLGFGTRPPTPSWGRMLQESQELLAVDARLALVPGAAIALAVLGFNLLGDGLRDRFDPKLEARR from the coding sequence ATGCCACGCACCCTCCCGCTCGGCGCCTGCCTGATCGGCCTGGTGGTCCTCGCCGCGCTGGTGTCCTTCCTGTGGACCCCGCACGACCCCGAGCATGTGGACGCCACCGTGCGGCTGCTCGGGCCGACCGGGGAGTACCCGCTGGGCACCGACAAGTTCGGCCGGGACCTCGCCAGCCAGCTGATGGTCGGCGCCCGCACCACGCTGTACGTCGGGGTGGTGGCCGTCGGCGTGGCCGCGCTGCTCGGCACCCCGCTCGGGATCCTGGCCGGGATGTCCGGCTCCTGGCTCGGTGAGCTGGTCATGCGGGTGAACGACCTGGTACTGGCCTTTCCCGCGCTGCTGCTGGCGATCATGCTCGGCGCGATCTACGGGGCGTCCACGCTGACCGCCATGATCGCGATCGGCATCGCCACCGTGCCCTCCTTCGCCCGGATCGCCCGCTCCGGCACCCTGCGGGTGATGAGCACCGAGTACGTGCTCGCGGCCAGGGCCGCGGGCAGGCCCCGGTGGTGGATCGCGGTGCGGCACGTCTTCCCGAACATCTCCGGGCTGCTGCTGGTGCAGTCCTCGGTGTCCTTCGCGATCGCCGTGCTCGCCGAGGCGGCCCTTTCCTTCCTCGGCTTCGGTACCCGGCCACCCACCCCGTCCTGGGGCCGGATGTTGCAGGAGTCGCAGGAGCTGCTTGCCGTGGACGCCCGGCTCGCGCTGGTGCCTGGGGCGGCCATCGCGCTGGCCGTGCTCGGGTTCAACCTGCTCGGCGACGGCCTGCGGGACCGCTTCGACCCGAAGCTGGAGGCACGCCGATGA
- a CDS encoding ABC transporter ATP-binding protein — MIEVRDLRREYRRRFARAGVTALRGVSLDIERGGRFGIVGESGSGKSTLVRLLAGLDRPSAGTVSFGGRRIDNLPERKLGFLRSELQLVFQDPMGSLDPRMRVRDIISEPLGRHRGHRERVRELLAAVDLPADAGARYPHQFSGGQRQRISIARALAPRPSVLIADEPVSALDVLVRAQILELLAELVERYRLTLIFVSHDLAVVRQVCDTVAVLRAGELVELGPVEQVYGAPAHPYTRELLAAAPSLRRALARLEER; from the coding sequence ATGATCGAGGTACGCGACCTGCGGCGCGAGTACCGGCGCCGGTTCGCCCGCGCCGGGGTCACCGCGCTGCGCGGGGTGAGCCTTGACATCGAGCGGGGCGGCCGGTTCGGCATCGTCGGCGAGTCCGGCTCCGGTAAGTCCACCCTGGTCCGGCTGCTGGCCGGGCTGGACCGGCCGAGCGCGGGCACGGTCTCCTTCGGTGGCAGGCGGATCGACAACCTGCCGGAGCGCAAGCTCGGCTTCCTGCGCTCGGAGCTGCAGCTGGTGTTCCAGGATCCGATGGGTTCGCTGGACCCGCGGATGCGGGTGCGCGACATCATCAGCGAACCGCTCGGCAGGCACCGCGGGCACCGGGAACGGGTACGCGAGCTGCTGGCCGCCGTGGACCTGCCTGCCGACGCGGGTGCGCGGTACCCGCACCAGTTCTCCGGCGGGCAGCGGCAGCGGATCTCGATCGCCCGCGCGCTCGCCCCGCGGCCGTCGGTGCTGATCGCGGACGAGCCGGTCAGCGCACTGGACGTGCTGGTGCGGGCGCAGATCCTGGAGCTGCTGGCCGAACTGGTCGAGCGCTACCGGCTCACCCTGATCTTCGTCTCGCACGACCTGGCCGTGGTGCGCCAGGTGTGCGACACCGTCGCCGTGCTGCGGGCCGGTGAGCTGGTCGAGCTCGGCCCGGTCGAGCAGGTCTACGGCGCGCCCGCCCATCCCTACACCCGCGAACTGCTTGCGGCCGCGCCCAGCCTGCGCCGTGCGCTGGCCCGGTTGGAGGAACGGTGA